Proteins encoded in a region of the Quercus lobata isolate SW786 chromosome 8, ValleyOak3.0 Primary Assembly, whole genome shotgun sequence genome:
- the LOC115958024 gene encoding uncharacterized protein LOC115958024 isoform X1, which yields MEETKVSLKLLIDRENQRVLYAEAGKDFIDFLFHILVLPVGSYMPLLKKPEMVGSFHNIYVSIENLSSSYLKPYAKKETILKPKIHIYDSTAGSVPRLLPNIESSISTKFYRCSNDYSRQCGKYVAYDLSSICPSCKLAMSRELSFVDQPSATNMESSSEEGYVKGLVSYMVMDDLEIKPMSIISSTITLLNTFNVKEIGALEEKVANLGMDEGVKLLNASLQSKTVLTDVFLLRMEAETGSQMAT from the exons ATGGAAGAAACCAAAGTGAGTTTGAAACTTCTAATAGACAGAGAAAACCAAAGAGTACTTTATGCAGAAGCGGGCAAGGATTTCATCGACTTCCTCTTTCACATTCTGGTCCTTCCGGTCGGTTCTTACATGCCGCTTCTCAAAAAGCCAGAAATGGTGGGCAGCTTCCATAACATTTATGTGAGCATTGAAAATTTGAGTAGTTCTTACCTTAAACCATACGCGAAGAAAGAGACTAtcctaaaacccaaaatacaCATCTATGATAGTACTGCTGGTAGTGTCCCTCGCCTATTACCAAACATTGAATCATCCATATCCACTAAATTCTACCGGTGTTCTAATGATTACAGCCGACAATGTGGTAAATATGTGGCCTATGATTTAAGCTCAATCTGTCCCTCGTGCAAGCTTGCTATGAGCAGAGAGTTAAGTTTCGTAGACCAACCAAGCGCAACAAATATGGAGTCCTCCAGTGAGGAAGGCTACGTAAAAGGCCTGGTTTCATACATGGTGATGGATGATCTGGAGATTAAACCCATGTCCATTATCTCTAGTACTATCACTCTGCTTAACACTTTCAATGTCAAGGAAATAGGGGCTCTTGAGGAGAAAGTTGCCAATTTGGGCATGGATGAG GGTGTGAAATTGCTCAATGCTTCTCTGCAGTCGAAGACTGTTCTGACTGATGTTTTTCTCCTGAGAATGGAAGCTGAAACAGGAAGTCAAATGGCAACCTAA
- the LOC115958024 gene encoding uncharacterized protein LOC115958024 isoform X2, translated as MEETKVSLKLLIDRENQRVLYAEAGKDFIDFLFHILVLPVGSYMPLLKKPEMVGSFHNIYVSIENLSSSYLKPYAKKETILKPKIHIYDSTAGSVPRLLPNIESSISTKFYRCSNDYSRQCGKYVAYDLSSICPSCKLAMSRELSFVDQPSATNMESSSEEGYVKGLVSYMVMDDLEIKPMSIISSTITLLNTFNVKEIGALEEKVANLGMDESKTVLTDVFLLRMEAETGSQMAT; from the exons ATGGAAGAAACCAAAGTGAGTTTGAAACTTCTAATAGACAGAGAAAACCAAAGAGTACTTTATGCAGAAGCGGGCAAGGATTTCATCGACTTCCTCTTTCACATTCTGGTCCTTCCGGTCGGTTCTTACATGCCGCTTCTCAAAAAGCCAGAAATGGTGGGCAGCTTCCATAACATTTATGTGAGCATTGAAAATTTGAGTAGTTCTTACCTTAAACCATACGCGAAGAAAGAGACTAtcctaaaacccaaaatacaCATCTATGATAGTACTGCTGGTAGTGTCCCTCGCCTATTACCAAACATTGAATCATCCATATCCACTAAATTCTACCGGTGTTCTAATGATTACAGCCGACAATGTGGTAAATATGTGGCCTATGATTTAAGCTCAATCTGTCCCTCGTGCAAGCTTGCTATGAGCAGAGAGTTAAGTTTCGTAGACCAACCAAGCGCAACAAATATGGAGTCCTCCAGTGAGGAAGGCTACGTAAAAGGCCTGGTTTCATACATGGTGATGGATGATCTGGAGATTAAACCCATGTCCATTATCTCTAGTACTATCACTCTGCTTAACACTTTCAATGTCAAGGAAATAGGGGCTCTTGAGGAGAAAGTTGCCAATTTGGGCATGGATGAG TCGAAGACTGTTCTGACTGATGTTTTTCTCCTGAGAATGGAAGCTGAAACAGGAAGTCAAATGGCAACCTAA
- the LOC115958610 gene encoding uncharacterized protein LOC115958610, translating to MEETKYVSLKLLIDTERERVLFAEAGKEFIDFLLSILELPLGTFIPLFEKQGMVGSFGNIYHSIDNLGTVYLQPNVNKETLLKPKLHISGGGGGGGSGVPLKSPDFASSAKSKKLYRCSTEDLNKHRPFRVACNLHVANHVFRTCPSCYWSMDMELNFVDPPSTKGGYVKEVVTYMVMDDLEVKPMCTTSTFTLLNKFNVKELEVLEEKVVDLGMDEGVKLFKASLQSKSVLTDVFLPKLKQEVKWET from the exons ATGGAAGAAACTAAATATGTGAGTTTGAAACTTCTGATAGACACAGAAAGAGAAAGAGTGCTTTTTGCAGAAGCGGGCAAGGAATTCATCGACTTCCTCCTTAGCATTCTGGAACTGCCGCTCGGAACTTTCATTCCGCTTTTCGAAAAGCAAGGAATGGTGGGCAGCTTCGGAAACATTTACCACAGCATTGACAACTTAGGTACTGTTTACCTTCAACCAAACGTGAACAAAGAGACTCTCCTGAAACCCAAACTACACATctctggtggtggtggtggtggtggttctGGAGTCCCACTCAAATCGCCAGACTTCGCATCATCTGCGAAATCCAAGAAATTGTATAGGTGTTCTACAGAAGATTTGAACAAACATCGCCCATTTCGTGTGGCTTGTAATCTTCATGTGGCTAATCATGTCTTCCGTACCTGTCCTTCCTGCTATTGGTCTATGGACATGGAGCTAAATTTTGTAGACCCACCAAGCACTAAAGGAGGGTATGTGAAAGAAGTAGTTACATACATGGTGATGGATGATCTGGAGGTGAAACCCATGTGCACCACCTCAACTTTTACTCTGCTTAACAAGTTTAATGTCAAGGAATTGGAAGTTCTTGAGGAGAAAGTGGTCGATTTGGGCATGGATGAG GGTGTGAAATTGTTCAAGGCTTCTCTGCAGTCTAAGAGTGTTCTAACTGATGTCTTTCTCCCGAAGTTGAAACAAGAAGTCAAATGGGAGACATGA